In one Candidatus Polarisedimenticolaceae bacterium genomic region, the following are encoded:
- a CDS encoding prolipoprotein diacylglyceryl transferase family protein produces MQDLCNAVDSCSKGNCGDCNQSPTDPTAGVLFLSFWLGSHMLRAATPLTVRFAGRRIDLDRDPRPGDSFDREEIVEGLVPGTGPVCVTARIPHVSQGRWSISVLSSEGTDGSFWSGEVTQETRVAMNDAGEPTPWLAQVGRGRGPGVIKPAWLVAVGTAVVAGLTMQLAAVGRSSIGGVAATLVLLSAVAAGYVGAKAWFVVETRRSWRQFGTAGVSVQGYLLAATVTMLLGAWVAGLPIGALLGLSTPGLFVGLGLGRVGCFLSGCCAGGSTNSRWGLWSSDGRIAARRIPTQLLESAGCLLIALASLSVTRAIAPAGWLLGAAWAAYTAMRVLVILPLRDGRPVPVEPARAAEPTSRTHRGLAPHVTELVRIHGL; encoded by the coding sequence ATGCAAGACCTTTGCAACGCTGTCGACAGTTGCTCGAAGGGCAACTGTGGCGATTGCAATCAGTCCCCCACCGATCCCACGGCGGGCGTTCTCTTCCTCTCGTTCTGGTTGGGCTCGCACATGCTACGGGCGGCAACGCCGCTGACGGTGCGCTTCGCCGGGCGGCGGATCGATCTCGATCGTGATCCCCGACCCGGCGACAGCTTCGATCGCGAGGAGATCGTGGAAGGGCTCGTCCCCGGGACCGGTCCGGTCTGCGTGACGGCGCGAATCCCCCATGTCTCGCAAGGGCGGTGGTCGATCTCCGTGCTGTCGTCGGAAGGGACCGACGGTTCGTTCTGGTCCGGTGAGGTCACCCAGGAGACCAGGGTCGCGATGAACGACGCCGGCGAACCGACGCCCTGGCTCGCCCAAGTCGGGCGCGGACGAGGTCCCGGCGTGATCAAGCCTGCGTGGTTGGTGGCCGTGGGGACGGCTGTCGTTGCGGGGCTGACGATGCAACTGGCCGCTGTCGGGCGCAGTTCCATCGGCGGTGTCGCCGCGACGCTAGTGCTGCTCAGCGCGGTGGCCGCCGGTTACGTCGGGGCCAAGGCGTGGTTCGTCGTGGAGACGCGCAGATCTTGGCGTCAGTTCGGGACGGCGGGGGTCTCGGTCCAGGGGTACCTCCTGGCGGCCACCGTCACGATGTTGCTGGGAGCTTGGGTTGCGGGCTTGCCGATCGGCGCACTCCTGGGCCTTTCGACCCCGGGCCTGTTCGTGGGCCTCGGGCTCGGCAGGGTCGGATGCTTCCTTTCGGGATGCTGCGCTGGCGGTTCGACGAACTCCCGATGGGGTCTCTGGTCTTCCGATGGCCGGATCGCGGCACGACGGATTCCGACTCAGCTGCTCGAGTCCGCCGGGTGCTTGTTGATCGCGTTGGCTTCGCTCTCGGTCACTCGTGCGATCGCACCGGCAGGCTGGCTGCTCGGCGCGGCCTGGGCTGCGTACACCGCGATGCGCGTGCTGGTCATCCTTCCCTTGCGCGACGGACGGCCCGTTCCGGTCGAACCCGCGCGTGCAGCCGAGCCAACGAGCCGGACGCATCGCGGGCTTGCGCCGCACGTCACCGAGCTCGTGCGCATCCATGGACTGTGA
- a CDS encoding nitroreductase family protein, whose amino-acid sequence MSTPVRALDGPPLVHELLARRRSPRAIDPRRPVSRLAIRTLLEAARIAPSCFNEQPWRFLVFDAEDQEALERARSCLVDGNAWARRAPVLLLSVAAERWTDGTPNRHAQHDVGLASENLALEATALGLAVHLMAGFDADRARELFGIPDGFTPMAMIALGHPGTADDLPATLREREHAPRRRKPIGEIAFDAHWGVGY is encoded by the coding sequence ATGAGCACGCCGGTCCGCGCCCTCGACGGCCCTCCACTCGTCCATGAGCTTCTCGCCAGACGCAGGAGCCCACGGGCGATCGATCCCCGTCGGCCGGTCTCGCGACTTGCGATCCGCACGCTTCTCGAAGCGGCGCGGATCGCGCCGTCATGCTTCAACGAGCAGCCGTGGCGCTTTCTCGTTTTTGACGCCGAGGACCAGGAGGCGCTCGAGCGCGCGCGAAGCTGTCTCGTCGACGGCAACGCGTGGGCGCGGCGGGCGCCGGTGCTCCTCTTGTCTGTTGCCGCCGAGCGATGGACTGACGGAACCCCGAACCGGCACGCGCAGCACGATGTCGGCCTCGCCTCCGAGAACCTTGCCCTCGAGGCGACCGCTCTTGGCCTCGCGGTTCACCTCATGGCCGGCTTCGATGCCGATCGCGCGCGCGAGCTGTTCGGCATCCCCGACGGATTCACCCCGATGGCGATGATCGCGCTCGGCCATCCCGGCACGGCGGACGACCTCCCTGCCACGCTTCGCGAGCGCGAGCACGCCCCGCGCCGGCGGAAGCCGATCGGTGAGATCGCGTTCGATGCGCATTGGGGGGTCGGATACTGA
- a CDS encoding LLM class flavin-dependent oxidoreductase, producing the protein MSLRFGYWLPVFGGWLRNVDDEGMPATWEYVRDLAVRSEKIGFDLTLVAELNLNDIKGPEAPALDAWSTAAALAAVTRRLELMVAVRPTFHHPALFAKQAANIDRISGGRLALNVVSSWWKDESRQHGLPFDEHDRRYERTDEWLSVVKGMWTESRFTHAGQLYRIDEAILEPKPARAPWPPFYAGGESEAAKDLIARQGDAYVMHGDAPETIARKIADMRERRARLAPNAPPLLFGVSGFVVCRRTDEAARREIARITDVRASARGYSNYEQWIAGTKLETRVSLEDYSVSNRGLRSGLVGTPDAIAERLGAFERAGADLTLLQFSPQAEEMDRFASEVIPRLRRQGEESVA; encoded by the coding sequence ATGAGCTTGAGATTCGGATATTGGCTCCCCGTCTTCGGAGGATGGCTCCGCAACGTCGACGACGAGGGAATGCCCGCGACCTGGGAGTACGTGCGCGACCTCGCGGTGCGCAGCGAGAAGATCGGGTTCGACCTCACGCTCGTCGCGGAGCTGAATCTGAACGACATCAAAGGCCCGGAGGCCCCCGCGCTCGACGCGTGGTCGACGGCGGCGGCGTTGGCCGCGGTCACACGCCGCCTCGAGCTGATGGTCGCGGTGCGGCCGACGTTCCACCATCCGGCGCTCTTCGCCAAGCAGGCGGCCAACATCGATCGGATCAGCGGCGGACGGCTGGCCTTGAACGTCGTCTCCTCGTGGTGGAAGGATGAGTCGAGGCAGCACGGACTTCCGTTCGACGAGCACGACCGGCGCTACGAGCGCACGGACGAGTGGCTCTCGGTCGTCAAGGGAATGTGGACCGAATCCAGGTTCACGCACGCCGGGCAGCTCTACCGGATCGACGAGGCGATCCTCGAGCCCAAGCCCGCCCGCGCGCCGTGGCCCCCGTTCTACGCCGGCGGCGAGTCGGAAGCCGCGAAGGACCTGATCGCGCGCCAAGGGGACGCTTACGTCATGCACGGCGACGCGCCCGAGACGATCGCCCGCAAGATCGCCGACATGCGGGAGCGTCGCGCGCGCCTCGCCCCGAACGCACCACCGCTCCTCTTCGGCGTCTCCGGCTTCGTCGTCTGCCGCAGGACCGACGAGGCCGCGAGACGTGAGATCGCGCGCATCACCGACGTGCGCGCGAGCGCGCGCGGTTACTCCAACTACGAGCAATGGATCGCCGGCACGAAGCTCGAGACGAGGGTCAGCCTCGAGGACTACTCGGTCTCGAACCGTGGCCTGCGGTCGGGGCTCGTCGGAACCCCCGACGCGATCGCGGAGCGGCTCGGCGCGTTCGAGCGAGCGGGCGCCGATCTGACGCTTCTTCAGTTCTCGCCGCAGGCGGAGGAGATGGATCGCTTCGCCTCAGAGGTGATCCCCCGGCTGCGCCGGCAGGGAGAGGAGTCCGTCGCATGA
- a CDS encoding amino acid racemase has product MQSTKHIGIVAVSGEGAALCYRTIVTEGAAILGRHAHPEVSMHTIPLSEHMRPIEADRWEEAGELLLVSARKLASIGAEILICPDNTAHQGLDLVREKSPVPWLHIAEEVGAVAAAAGYKRLGITGTRYLMEGPVYRQKLAVRGIGSAVPDAEERFGINTIIFDELVSGHFTEPSREYLRRAIRGLAERGCDAVVLGCTEIPLLIAQEDSPIPVIDSTRTLARAALREATKGMGADVRRAPGVR; this is encoded by the coding sequence ATGCAATCCACAAAACACATCGGCATCGTCGCCGTCTCCGGTGAAGGCGCGGCGCTCTGCTATCGCACGATCGTCACCGAGGGTGCTGCGATCCTCGGCCGACACGCGCATCCCGAAGTGTCGATGCACACGATCCCGCTCAGCGAGCACATGCGTCCCATCGAGGCCGACCGGTGGGAGGAGGCGGGCGAGCTGTTGCTCGTCTCCGCGCGGAAGCTGGCGTCGATCGGGGCGGAGATCCTGATCTGCCCCGACAACACGGCACATCAGGGGCTGGACCTGGTGCGCGAGAAGTCGCCGGTGCCGTGGCTGCACATCGCGGAGGAGGTCGGCGCGGTCGCTGCGGCGGCCGGGTACAAGCGTCTCGGCATCACGGGGACGCGGTATCTCATGGAAGGGCCGGTCTATCGCCAGAAGCTCGCGGTGCGCGGCATCGGGAGCGCGGTTCCCGACGCCGAGGAGCGCTTCGGGATCAACACGATCATCTTCGACGAGCTGGTGAGCGGGCACTTCACGGAGCCGTCGCGCGAGTACCTGCGCCGGGCGATCCGCGGGCTCGCCGAACGCGGGTGCGACGCGGTCGTCTTGGGCTGCACGGAGATTCCGCTCCTGATCGCGCAGGAGGATTCGCCGATCCCGGTGATTGACTCGACGCGCACGCTGGCGCGGGCGGCGCTCAGAGAGGCGACGAAGGGGATGGGGGCTGATGTTCGGCGTGCTCCGGGTGTCCGATAG
- a CDS encoding PP2C family protein-serine/threonine phosphatase, with protein sequence MNGADVISDELRNFSYIMKFLKPSAGERPRLAGIDIDSDSLPLNGVLGGDHIVYVDFNRRYDLDDLAAKAAAAGRSDLAAQLRENKHRAGILLADVAGHRLTDALVAAMLHQAFLVGAHYELEMFGQITTRLFEHIRTRFYESTNIKKLIALIYGEITDKGRFRYLSAGHTPPRVFSREFSRIMPLGAERTISESLIGIFPASTGARVNEIELLGSGDILLLATDGLFDHADGRFLAEGLEPCLDDAKDLSATEICARLRKAIVAYGPADDDISYVVVKRS encoded by the coding sequence ATGAACGGCGCGGATGTGATCTCGGACGAGCTTCGGAACTTCTCTTACATCATGAAATTCCTGAAGCCATCGGCGGGCGAGAGGCCGCGCCTCGCGGGGATCGACATCGACTCCGACTCGCTGCCGCTGAACGGCGTGCTCGGCGGCGACCACATCGTCTACGTTGACTTCAACAGGCGCTACGACCTCGACGATCTCGCGGCGAAGGCGGCCGCCGCGGGCAGGTCGGACCTCGCGGCGCAGCTTCGCGAGAACAAGCACCGCGCCGGAATCCTCCTCGCCGATGTCGCCGGCCACCGCCTGACCGATGCGCTCGTCGCCGCGATGCTCCACCAGGCGTTTCTGGTCGGCGCCCACTACGAGCTCGAGATGTTCGGCCAGATCACGACCCGCCTGTTCGAGCACATCCGGACGCGCTTCTACGAATCGACGAACATCAAGAAGCTCATCGCGCTGATCTACGGCGAGATCACCGACAAGGGACGCTTCCGCTACCTCTCCGCCGGCCACACGCCGCCGCGGGTCTTCTCGCGCGAGTTCAGCAGGATCATGCCCCTCGGCGCGGAGCGCACCATCTCCGAATCGCTCATCGGCATCTTCCCCGCGTCCACCGGCGCCCGCGTCAACGAGATCGAGCTCCTCGGCTCGGGGGACATCCTCCTCCTGGCCACCGACGGACTCTTCGACCACGCCGACGGGCGCTTCCTGGCCGAAGGCCTCGAGCCGTGCCTGGACGATGCGAAGGATCTCTCGGCGACCGAGATCTGCGCGCGACTGCGGAAGGCGATCGTCGCCTACGGGCCGGCGGACGACGACATTTCGTACGTGGTGGTCAAGCGGTCCTGA
- a CDS encoding GatB/YqeY domain-containing protein, with amino-acid sequence MKIRERIVADLTAAMKAKDTLRLGVVRMLKSKIMEAEVEQRTRKGPDYVLEDAESLAVIAAYAKQRRDSIEAFRNGGKEDLATKEEAELAIVQQYLPAQMSDDEVRRIVAAAIAETGATSAKEMGAIMKIVMPKLKGAADGAVVNRIVRELLA; translated from the coding sequence ATGAAGATCAGAGAACGCATCGTCGCCGATCTGACCGCCGCGATGAAGGCCAAGGACACGCTGCGGCTCGGTGTCGTCCGCATGCTCAAGTCGAAGATCATGGAGGCCGAGGTCGAGCAGCGGACGCGCAAGGGTCCGGACTACGTCCTCGAAGATGCGGAATCCCTTGCGGTGATCGCCGCGTACGCCAAGCAGCGCCGCGATTCCATCGAGGCCTTCCGGAACGGTGGGAAAGAAGACCTCGCGACCAAGGAAGAGGCCGAGCTCGCGATCGTTCAGCAGTACTTGCCTGCCCAGATGTCCGACGATGAGGTCCGCCGGATCGTCGCCGCCGCGATCGCCGAGACGGGAGCGACCTCGGCGAAGGAGATGGGGGCGATCATGAAGATCGTGATGCCGAAGCTGAAAGGTGCGGCCGACGGCGCTGTTGTGAACCGGATCGTCCGCGAGCTGTTGGCCTGA